One Betaproteobacteria bacterium DNA window includes the following coding sequences:
- a CDS encoding chromate transporter, which translates to MQQEDLPLARPASPTDLFLSFTALALQGFGGVIAVAQRVLCEEKRWLARQDFLELLAASQVLPGPNICNLALMIGDRFHGWRGAFAALAGMMSVPLMIVLVLTEFYSMHALNPVVAGALRGMGGVSAGLIAGTALRLAPALKKSPMGIGACVLVAATCFVAVAILRWPLVWILLVLGTLSCLFALKRTP; encoded by the coding sequence ATGCAACAAGAAGACCTCCCGCTGGCCCGGCCCGCCTCTCCCACGGATTTGTTCCTGAGCTTCACCGCCTTGGCACTGCAAGGATTCGGCGGCGTCATCGCCGTGGCGCAGCGGGTGCTCTGCGAGGAAAAGCGCTGGCTCGCAAGACAAGATTTTCTGGAGCTACTGGCCGCCTCGCAGGTTCTGCCGGGGCCCAATATCTGCAACTTGGCGCTCATGATTGGGGACCGTTTTCATGGCTGGCGCGGCGCTTTCGCGGCCTTGGCCGGGATGATGAGCGTTCCCCTCATGATCGTCCTGGTCCTCACGGAGTTTTACTCCATGCACGCGTTGAATCCGGTAGTGGCGGGCGCGCTGCGTGGAATGGGCGGGGTTTCTGCGGGTCTGATCGCGGGGACGGCGTTGCGGCTAGCGCCCGCCTTGAAGAAGAGTCCCATGGGCATCGGTGCCTGTGTACTCGTCGCCGCGACGTGCTTCGTCGCCGTGGCTATTCTGAGATGGCCCTTGGTGTGGATTCTCCTGGTGCTGGGCACGCTCTCGTGTCTATTCGCCTTGAAGCGCACTCCGTAA